A genomic region of Serratia fonticola contains the following coding sequences:
- the moaD gene encoding molybdopterin synthase sulfur carrier subunit gives MITILFFAQVRELVGTGMLSLPAEYQTVEALRQALCERGERWALALESGKLLMAVNQSLVAAEHPLRAGDEVAFFPPVTGG, from the coding sequence ATGATTACCATTCTGTTTTTCGCGCAGGTGCGCGAGCTGGTTGGCACCGGCATGCTGAGCTTACCGGCGGAATATCAAACGGTAGAAGCGTTGCGTCAGGCACTGTGTGAACGCGGCGAGCGCTGGGCGCTGGCGCTGGAGTCCGGCAAATTGCTGATGGCGGTCAACCAGTCGCTGGTGGCGGCGGAACATCCGCTGCGCGCCGGTGATGAAGTCGCCTTCTTTCCACCGGTAACCGGAGGTTAA
- the moaA gene encoding GTP 3',8-cyclase MoaA has translation MPQLIDAFERKFYYLRLSITDVCNFRCTYCLPDGYKPSGSPKTFLSLDEIRRVSRAFAELGTEKVRLTGGEPSLRRDFIDIIAAVRENPAIRTLAVTTNGYRLARDVASWREAGLTAINVSVDSLDPHQFRAITGQDKFRQVMEGIDAAFDAGYSKVKVNAVLMRDVNHQQLASFLGWIKTRPIQLRFIELMETGDGSELFRKHHISGAVIRQQLEQQGWQLQPRGRSDGPAQVFSHPDYLGEVGLIMPYEKDFCASCNRLRVSAIGNLHLCLFGEQGITLRDLLADDGQLEQLKMRIQGGLQSKKQTHFLHQGNSGITQNLSFIGG, from the coding sequence GTGCCGCAACTCATTGATGCTTTTGAGCGCAAATTCTATTATTTACGCCTGTCGATCACCGACGTGTGCAACTTTCGTTGCACCTACTGTCTGCCGGACGGTTATAAACCGAGCGGTAGCCCCAAAACCTTCCTCTCATTGGATGAAATTCGCCGTGTCAGCCGTGCGTTTGCTGAACTGGGGACTGAAAAAGTCCGTTTGACCGGGGGCGAACCTTCTCTGCGTCGTGATTTTATCGACATCATTGCTGCCGTGCGTGAAAACCCGGCGATCCGTACTCTGGCCGTTACCACCAATGGTTATCGTCTGGCTCGTGACGTAGCGAGCTGGCGTGAAGCCGGGCTCACGGCGATCAACGTCAGCGTCGACAGCCTCGATCCACATCAGTTTCGTGCCATCACCGGTCAGGACAAGTTCCGTCAGGTGATGGAGGGGATTGATGCCGCCTTTGACGCCGGTTACAGCAAAGTGAAGGTGAACGCCGTGCTGATGCGTGACGTCAATCACCAGCAACTGGCCAGTTTCCTTGGCTGGATCAAGACTCGCCCTATCCAACTGCGTTTTATCGAACTGATGGAAACCGGTGATGGCAGTGAGCTGTTCCGTAAGCACCATATTTCTGGCGCAGTGATCCGCCAGCAGTTGGAACAGCAAGGGTGGCAGTTGCAGCCGCGTGGCCGTAGCGATGGTCCGGCACAGGTCTTCAGCCATCCGGATTACCTGGGGGAAGTCGGTTTGATCATGCCGTATGAAAAAGATTTCTGTGCCAGTTGCAACCGCCTGCGGGTTTCTGCCATTGGCAACCTGCATCTGTGCCTGTTTGGTGAACAAGGCATTACCCTGCGCGATCTGTTGGCGGACGACGGCCAATTGGAACAGTTAAAGATGCGTATTCAGGGGGGCCTGCAAAGCAAGAAGCAGACCCACTTCCTGCATCAGGGTAACAGCGGTATAACACAGAACTTATCGTTTATTGGCGGCTGA
- a CDS encoding ABC transporter permease: MFHRLWTLIVKEMQSLLRDPQTRAILIMPVLLQVLLFPFAATLEVTNATIAVYSEDSGPHSIELTQRFAKAKAFSHVLLLRNPQEIKTTIDNQKALLLIRFPANFSRDIANGNTAPLQLLLDGRNSNSAQIAANYVQQIVQNYQNELIGGRAKPNNSELVVRNWYNPNLNYKWFIVPSLIAMITTIGVLIVTSLSVAREREQGTLEQLLVSPLTTWQIFIGKAVPALIVATFQASIVLFIGIFAYQIPFAGSLLLFYGTMLMYGLSLVGFGLLISSLCATQQQAFIGVFVFMMPAILLSGYVSPVENMPVWLQHITWINPIRHFTDITKQIYLKDANFSIIWSSLWPLLAITATTGSAAYAMFRRKIA; this comes from the coding sequence ATGTTTCACCGTCTCTGGACGTTGATCGTCAAAGAAATGCAGTCGTTGCTGCGCGATCCGCAGACCCGCGCCATCCTGATCATGCCCGTGCTGTTGCAGGTACTGCTGTTCCCTTTCGCCGCCACGCTGGAAGTCACCAACGCCACTATCGCCGTTTACAGCGAAGATAGCGGACCACATTCCATTGAACTGACCCAACGTTTTGCCAAGGCCAAGGCTTTTTCTCACGTATTGTTGCTACGTAACCCACAGGAGATCAAAACTACCATCGATAACCAGAAGGCGCTGCTGCTCATCCGTTTTCCTGCCAACTTCTCTCGGGATATCGCCAACGGCAATACCGCGCCGCTGCAGTTGCTCCTTGATGGTCGCAACTCTAACAGTGCGCAGATTGCAGCCAACTATGTACAACAGATCGTGCAGAACTATCAAAACGAACTGATCGGTGGGCGTGCCAAACCCAATAACAGCGAACTGGTGGTCCGCAACTGGTATAATCCGAATCTGAATTACAAATGGTTCATCGTACCTTCGTTGATCGCCATGATCACCACGATTGGCGTGCTGATCGTAACGTCGCTTTCGGTGGCACGCGAACGCGAGCAAGGTACGTTGGAACAATTACTGGTGTCGCCCCTGACCACCTGGCAGATCTTTATTGGTAAGGCGGTGCCAGCCTTGATCGTCGCCACCTTCCAGGCTTCGATCGTGCTGTTTATCGGCATCTTCGCCTATCAGATCCCGTTCGCCGGTTCACTGTTGCTGTTTTACGGCACCATGCTGATGTACGGGCTTTCATTGGTCGGCTTTGGGCTGTTGATTTCGTCGTTGTGCGCCACGCAACAACAGGCGTTTATCGGGGTGTTTGTATTTATGATGCCAGCCATATTGCTTTCCGGCTATGTCTCACCGGTGGAGAATATGCCGGTATGGTTGCAGCATATTACCTGGATTAACCCTATTCGCCATTTCACCGACATCACCAAGCAGATCTACCTCAAAGATGCCAATTTCAGCATTATCTGGAGCAGCCTGTGGCCACTATTGGCGATCACCGCCACCACCGGCAGCGCGGCATACGCCATGTTCCGCCGCAAGATCGCCTAA
- the moaE gene encoding molybdopterin synthase catalytic subunit MoaE, which yields MENTRIRVGHAPFNVGEEYQWLAQCDDDGAVVTFTGKVRNHNLGDNVSALSLEHYPGMTEKALEEIVAEARSRWPLQRATVIHRIGDLFPGDEIVFVGVTGAHRSQAFEAAEFIMDYLKTRAPFWKREATGQGDRWVEARDSDKQAAKRW from the coding sequence GTGGAAAATACGCGTATCCGCGTCGGCCATGCGCCGTTTAACGTCGGAGAAGAATATCAGTGGTTGGCCCAGTGTGATGATGATGGTGCGGTTGTCACCTTTACCGGCAAAGTACGTAATCATAATCTAGGTGATAACGTCAGCGCGTTGTCGCTGGAGCACTATCCGGGTATGACCGAAAAGGCGCTGGAAGAGATTGTTGCTGAAGCCCGTTCTCGCTGGCCACTGCAACGCGCGACGGTGATCCACCGCATTGGCGATCTGTTCCCCGGTGATGAGATCGTCTTTGTCGGCGTGACGGGGGCACACCGTAGCCAAGCCTTTGAGGCGGCCGAGTTCATCATGGATTATCTGAAAACCCGTGCGCCATTCTGGAAACGTGAGGCGACCGGGCAGGGAGATCGCTGGGTAGAAGCCCGCGATTCAGATAAGCAGGCAGCCAAGCGTTGGTAA
- the yvcK gene encoding uridine diphosphate-N-acetylglucosamine-binding protein YvcK — protein sequence MRNRTLADLDRVVALGGGHGLGRVMSALSSLGSRLTGIVTTTDNGGSTGRIRRSEGGIAWGDTRNCLNQLITEPSVASAMFEYRFNGNGELAGHNLGNLMLKALDHLSVRPLDAINLVRSLLKVDAALIPMSEQPVDLMAHDHEGHQVYGEVNIDQLLHMPQELMLSPPVHATREAVEAIAQAELILIGPGSFLTSLMPLLLLEDLTQALRRSSANMVYIGNLGRELSVAAAALTLKDKLALMEEKVGRKMIDAVIVGPAVDTHEIQDRIVVKQPLEASDIPYRHDRRLLRQALDRALVELAARA from the coding sequence ATGCGTAATCGTACCCTGGCCGATCTTGATCGGGTTGTGGCACTGGGTGGTGGCCATGGTCTTGGCCGTGTCATGTCAGCGTTGTCGTCATTGGGTTCTCGTTTGACCGGTATCGTCACGACTACCGATAACGGCGGTTCTACTGGCCGCATCCGCCGCTCCGAAGGAGGTATTGCCTGGGGTGATACCCGTAATTGCCTCAATCAGCTCATCACTGAACCTAGCGTCGCCTCTGCCATGTTTGAATACCGCTTCAACGGTAACGGGGAGCTGGCAGGACATAACCTGGGTAATCTGATGCTGAAAGCCCTGGATCATCTTAGCGTGCGCCCACTGGATGCGATCAACCTGGTGCGTAGCCTGTTGAAGGTCGACGCGGCGCTGATCCCGATGTCGGAACAACCGGTAGATCTGATGGCGCATGACCACGAAGGCCACCAGGTTTACGGCGAGGTGAATATCGATCAACTGCTGCATATGCCGCAAGAGCTGATGCTCTCCCCACCGGTGCATGCCACGCGTGAAGCGGTGGAAGCCATCGCACAAGCCGAGCTGATCCTGATTGGACCTGGGAGTTTCCTGACCAGCCTGATGCCACTGTTGCTGCTTGAAGATCTGACTCAGGCCTTACGGCGCAGTAGCGCCAATATGGTGTACATCGGCAATCTGGGTCGTGAACTGAGCGTCGCTGCCGCCGCACTGACGCTGAAAGACAAACTGGCGCTGATGGAAGAGAAGGTCGGACGCAAAATGATTGATGCGGTGATTGTTGGCCCCGCAGTAGATACCCATGAAATACAGGATCGCATCGTGGTCAAGCAACCGCTGGAAGCCAGCGATATTCCTTACCGCCACGATCGCCGGTTACTGCGCCAGGCACTGGATCGGGCGCTAGTGGAACTGGCCGCTCGCGCTTAG
- a CDS encoding ATP-binding cassette domain-containing protein, with protein MLSLRAVNQYYGQNHTLWDLSLELPRGQCTLLLGRNGVGKTTLVNCIMGHLPIVSGSMIWQPIDEPPQNLLQQPVENRALLGIGYVPQGRQIFSQLSVEENLQVALLAGKDKTRRIPPIIYHLFPHLQAMRWRRAGDLCEGEQQQLAISRALVLEPELLILDEPTAGIPPSLVTELGHVIHKLNRELGMTILLVEHKLPFARQLADRFCLMDKGRNVADGLLEELDETLIKAYLAV; from the coding sequence ATGCTAAGCTTACGTGCGGTGAATCAATATTATGGGCAGAATCATACACTGTGGGACCTGAGCCTTGAGCTGCCACGTGGGCAGTGTACCCTGTTGCTTGGCCGTAATGGAGTAGGCAAGACCACGCTGGTCAATTGTATTATGGGACATCTGCCGATCGTCAGCGGCAGCATGATCTGGCAACCAATAGATGAACCTCCACAGAATCTGCTACAGCAACCGGTGGAAAACCGTGCGTTGCTGGGAATTGGTTACGTGCCCCAAGGGCGGCAGATCTTTTCCCAACTGAGCGTAGAAGAGAATCTGCAGGTGGCTCTCCTGGCTGGAAAAGATAAAACCCGGCGTATTCCCCCCATTATTTATCACCTGTTCCCTCATCTTCAGGCAATGCGCTGGCGTCGCGCGGGTGATTTATGCGAGGGTGAACAACAGCAACTGGCGATAAGCCGAGCGCTGGTACTGGAACCAGAACTGCTGATCCTTGATGAGCCGACCGCAGGTATCCCTCCCTCACTGGTGACAGAGCTTGGTCACGTTATCCATAAACTGAACCGTGAACTGGGGATGACTATTCTGCTGGTAGAACACAAACTGCCCTTCGCACGCCAGCTGGCAGATCGCTTCTGCCTGATGGATAAAGGCCGTAACGTGGCAGATGGTTTATTGGAGGAGTTGGATGAAACGTTGATTAAAGCCTATCTGGCGGTATAA
- the uvrB gene encoding excinuclease ABC subunit UvrB, protein MSKLFKLHSEFKPAGDQPEAIRKLEEGLEDGLAHQTLLGVTGSGKTFTIANVIADLNRPTMVLAPNKTLAAQLYGEMKEFFPENAVEYFVSYYDYYQPEAYVPSSDTFIEKDASVNEHIEQMRLSATKALLERRDVVVVASVSAIYGLGDPDLYLKMMLHLTKGMIIDQRSILRRLAELQYTRNDQAFQRATFRVRGEVIDIFPAESDELALRVELFDEEVERLSLFDPLTGQIAQTVPRFTIYPKSHYVTPRERIVQAMEEIKVELAQRRKVLLENNKLLEEQRLSQRTQFDLEMMNELGYCSGIENYSRYLSGRGEGEPPPTLFDYLPADGLLVVDESHVTIPQIGGMYKGDRSRKETLVEYGFRLPSALDNRPMRFEEFEALAPQTIYVSATPGKYELEKSGGEIIDQVVRPTGLLDPEVEVRPVTTQVDDLLSEIRKRVAINERVLVTTLTKRMAEDLTEYLEEHGERVRYLHSDIDTVERVEIIRDLRLGEFDVLVGINLLREGLDMPEVSLVAILDADKEGFLRSERSLIQTIGRAARNLNGKAILYGDRITDSMAKAIGETERRRAKQQAHNEAHGIVPQGLNKKISDILQLGQPSTRGKHKGKGKAAESAAQYRHLTPKALEQKIQELEGKMYSHAQNLEFEQAAAVRDEIHQLREQFIALS, encoded by the coding sequence ATGAGCAAACTTTTCAAACTGCACTCAGAGTTCAAACCGGCTGGCGATCAGCCAGAAGCTATCCGCAAGTTGGAAGAAGGGCTGGAAGACGGCTTGGCACATCAGACGTTGCTGGGGGTAACCGGTTCAGGCAAGACCTTTACGATCGCGAATGTGATCGCCGACCTCAACCGGCCAACCATGGTGCTGGCACCGAACAAGACGCTGGCAGCGCAGCTCTATGGTGAGATGAAAGAGTTCTTCCCTGAGAATGCGGTCGAATACTTTGTCTCCTACTACGACTATTACCAGCCAGAAGCCTATGTACCCAGCTCTGATACTTTTATCGAGAAGGACGCGTCGGTAAACGAACACATCGAACAGATGCGCCTGTCAGCGACCAAGGCATTGCTGGAGCGGCGTGATGTGGTGGTCGTGGCATCGGTTTCCGCAATCTACGGCCTGGGCGATCCGGATCTTTACCTGAAAATGATGCTGCACCTGACCAAGGGCATGATTATCGATCAGCGTTCGATCCTGCGCCGTTTGGCAGAGCTGCAATATACCCGCAACGATCAGGCGTTCCAGCGCGCGACCTTCCGCGTACGTGGCGAAGTGATCGACATCTTCCCGGCGGAATCCGATGAACTGGCGCTGCGTGTTGAACTGTTCGACGAAGAAGTTGAACGTCTGTCACTGTTTGATCCGCTCACCGGCCAGATTGCGCAGACGGTGCCGCGTTTCACCATCTACCCTAAATCTCACTATGTTACCCCGCGGGAGCGCATTGTGCAGGCGATGGAAGAGATCAAGGTAGAGCTGGCGCAGCGACGTAAAGTGCTGCTGGAAAACAACAAGCTGCTGGAAGAACAGCGTTTGTCACAGCGCACCCAGTTCGATCTGGAGATGATGAACGAGCTGGGTTACTGTTCCGGCATTGAAAACTACTCACGCTATCTCTCTGGCCGTGGCGAGGGAGAGCCGCCGCCAACATTGTTCGACTACCTGCCTGCAGACGGGTTACTGGTGGTGGATGAATCCCACGTCACCATTCCACAGATTGGTGGCATGTACAAAGGTGACCGTTCGCGTAAAGAAACGCTGGTGGAATATGGTTTCCGCCTGCCTTCGGCGCTGGATAACCGGCCAATGCGTTTTGAAGAATTTGAAGCGTTGGCACCGCAGACCATATATGTGTCTGCTACGCCGGGTAAATATGAACTGGAGAAATCCGGCGGCGAGATTATCGATCAGGTTGTCCGCCCAACTGGCCTGTTGGATCCGGAAGTGGAAGTTCGTCCGGTCACGACTCAGGTCGACGATCTGCTGTCCGAAATCCGCAAGCGTGTCGCCATCAACGAACGTGTTCTGGTCACTACGCTGACCAAACGTATGGCAGAAGATTTAACGGAATACCTGGAAGAACATGGGGAACGGGTGCGTTATCTGCATTCGGATATTGATACGGTAGAGCGTGTCGAGATCATTCGTGATTTGCGCCTGGGTGAGTTCGATGTGTTGGTGGGGATCAACCTGTTAAGGGAAGGCCTGGACATGCCAGAGGTGTCGCTGGTGGCGATTCTGGACGCGGACAAAGAAGGGTTCCTACGTTCTGAGCGTTCGCTGATCCAGACCATCGGCCGTGCGGCGCGTAACCTCAATGGTAAAGCGATCTTGTACGGTGACAGGATCACCGACTCCATGGCCAAGGCGATTGGCGAAACGGAACGTCGCCGTGCCAAACAGCAAGCGCATAACGAAGCCCACGGCATTGTCCCCCAGGGGTTGAACAAGAAGATCTCCGATATCCTGCAGCTTGGGCAACCGAGCACGCGAGGCAAGCACAAAGGGAAGGGCAAAGCGGCAGAGAGTGCGGCGCAATATCGCCACCTCACGCCAAAAGCGCTGGAGCAGAAAATCCAGGAGCTGGAAGGCAAAATGTATTCTCACGCGCAGAATCTGGAGTTCGAACAGGCTGCCGCTGTGCGTGATGAAATCCACCAGCTACGCGAGCAGTTTATTGCACTGTCATAA
- the moaC gene encoding cyclic pyranopterin monophosphate synthase MoaC: protein MTQLTHINAAGEAHMVDVSAKAETVREARAEAFVEMQATTLAMIIDGSHHKGDVFATARIAGIQAAKRTWELIPLCHPLMLSKVEVQLEAQPEFNRVRIETCCRLTGKTGVEMEALTAASVAALTIYDMCKAVQKDMVIGPVRLLAKSGGKSGDFKVGT from the coding sequence ATGACACAGCTAACTCATATTAACGCCGCGGGCGAAGCACATATGGTTGATGTTTCGGCTAAGGCCGAAACCGTACGCGAAGCGCGTGCAGAAGCCTTTGTGGAAATGCAGGCGACGACGTTGGCGATGATTATCGACGGCAGTCACCATAAAGGTGACGTGTTCGCGACGGCGCGGATTGCCGGTATTCAGGCGGCGAAGCGCACCTGGGAGCTGATCCCCCTTTGCCATCCGCTGATGCTGAGCAAAGTGGAAGTCCAACTTGAAGCACAGCCGGAATTTAACCGCGTGCGTATTGAAACCTGCTGCCGCCTGACCGGTAAAACCGGCGTTGAGATGGAGGCGCTGACAGCGGCTTCGGTGGCGGCGTTGACCATTTACGACATGTGCAAAGCGGTGCAGAAGGATATGGTGATAGGCCCGGTACGGCTGCTTGCGAAAAGCGGCGGCAAATCCGGCGATTTTAAGGTGGGAACATGA
- a CDS encoding Bax inhibitor-1/YccA family protein, translating into MDRYPRNGSIVERANSGIQAYMAQVYGWMTCGLLLTAFVSWYAANTPAIINFIFSSQITFFGLIILQLGLVFVISGMVNRLSGTVATGLFMLYSALTGLTLSSIFIAYTYSSIASTFVVTAGMFGAMSLYGYTTKRDLSGFGSMLFMGLIGIVLASLVNIWLKSPALMWAITYIGVLVFVGLTAYDTQKLKAMGEQLNADDKDSFRKYAIVGALTLYLDFINLFLMLLRIFGNRR; encoded by the coding sequence ATGGACCGATATCCACGCAATGGTTCAATTGTTGAACGTGCCAACAGCGGCATTCAGGCTTATATGGCGCAGGTTTATGGCTGGATGACGTGCGGCTTGCTGTTGACCGCATTTGTCTCCTGGTACGCCGCGAATACGCCTGCGATCATCAACTTCATTTTCTCCAGCCAGATCACCTTCTTTGGCTTGATTATTCTGCAACTGGGGTTGGTATTTGTGATTTCCGGCATGGTGAACCGCCTGAGCGGCACCGTGGCAACCGGGCTGTTTATGCTTTATTCGGCGCTGACCGGGTTGACGCTCTCCAGCATCTTCATTGCTTATACCTATAGCTCAATCGCCAGCACTTTCGTGGTCACTGCGGGGATGTTCGGTGCCATGAGCCTGTATGGCTACACCACCAAACGCGACCTGAGCGGTTTCGGCAGTATGCTGTTTATGGGGCTGATTGGGATTGTGCTGGCTTCGCTGGTGAATATCTGGCTGAAGAGCCCGGCGCTGATGTGGGCCATCACCTATATCGGTGTACTGGTGTTTGTGGGCCTGACAGCGTATGACACCCAGAAACTGAAAGCGATGGGCGAACAGTTGAATGCTGATGACAAAGACAGCTTCCGTAAATACGCCATTGTTGGTGCATTAACGCTGTATCTTGATTTCATTAACCTGTTCTTGATGCTACTGCGTATCTTCGGCAATCGCCGTTAA
- the moaB gene encoding molybdenum cofactor biosynthesis protein B, protein MSHTSNEFIAAKIAILTVSDRRTAAEDTSGQYLQEAAQEAGHQVVARALVKDNIYQIRAQVSAWIASDDVQAVLISGGTGFTSGDNTPEALLPLFDREIEGFGELFRMVSFEEIGTSTIQSRALAGMANQTVIFAMPGSTRACRTAWERIIEEQLDARHRPCNFLPHLKK, encoded by the coding sequence ATGAGCCATACCAGCAATGAATTTATTGCGGCAAAGATTGCCATTCTGACCGTTTCAGACCGCCGTACAGCAGCGGAAGACACCTCTGGCCAGTATCTGCAGGAAGCCGCGCAGGAGGCGGGTCACCAGGTGGTGGCGCGAGCGTTGGTCAAAGACAATATTTATCAGATCCGTGCGCAGGTTTCCGCGTGGATAGCCAGCGATGATGTGCAGGCGGTGTTGATTAGTGGCGGCACCGGTTTTACCTCTGGGGACAACACGCCAGAAGCGTTGCTGCCGCTGTTTGATCGCGAGATCGAAGGGTTTGGTGAACTGTTCCGCATGGTATCGTTTGAAGAGATCGGCACATCGACCATTCAGTCTCGCGCCCTGGCCGGTATGGCCAACCAGACGGTAATCTTCGCCATGCCGGGGTCTACCCGCGCCTGCCGTACCGCCTGGGAACGTATTATTGAAGAGCAGTTGGACGCGCGTCATCGCCCGTGCAACTTCTTACCTCACTTAAAGAAGTAA
- a CDS encoding VF530 family DNA-binding protein, producing MSTNLSKDPLHGITLEQLLNKLVEHYGWSGLAERIRINCFSSDPSIKSSLKFLRRTPWARKQVEDLYISTVSDNPWHRGRD from the coding sequence ATGAGTACAAACCTGTCCAAAGACCCATTACACGGCATCACGCTTGAACAGTTATTGAACAAGCTGGTGGAGCATTATGGCTGGAGTGGCTTGGCTGAACGCATCCGCATCAACTGTTTCAGTAGCGATCCCAGCATCAAGTCCAGCCTCAAATTTTTACGCCGCACCCCGTGGGCACGCAAGCAGGTGGAAGATCTTTATATCAGTACTGTCAGCGACAACCCTTGGCACCGCGGCAGGGACTAA
- the bioC gene encoding malonyl-ACP O-methyltransferase BioC, giving the protein MTSAFDAVNKQAVASAFSRAAASYDAAALLQREVGERLLGMGENHPGEVLLDAGCGTGYFSRRWRERGKKVTALDLAPGMLAFARQQQAADHYLLGDIEHIPLPSGSVDICFSSLVVQWCSDLPRALAELYRVTRPGGLILFSTLAQGALYELGDAWQQVDGERHINNFLPPAQIADICQPYRHQLEAIWQTLDYPDVMTLMRSLKGIGATHLHQGREAGLLSRQRLNALQAAYPCRNGRFPLSYHLVYGVIYRD; this is encoded by the coding sequence ATGACATCTGCCTTTGATGCGGTGAACAAGCAGGCGGTCGCCTCGGCCTTCAGTCGTGCCGCCGCGAGCTATGATGCCGCAGCGTTGTTGCAGCGAGAAGTTGGTGAACGCTTACTGGGGATGGGGGAGAACCACCCTGGTGAGGTTTTGCTGGATGCAGGTTGTGGCACCGGCTATTTCAGCCGTCGTTGGCGCGAACGGGGTAAAAAGGTTACCGCGCTTGATCTGGCTCCCGGCATGCTGGCATTTGCCCGCCAGCAGCAGGCGGCAGATCACTATCTGTTGGGCGATATTGAGCACATCCCTTTGCCTTCTGGCTCGGTAGACATCTGTTTCAGCAGCCTGGTGGTGCAATGGTGCAGCGATTTACCCCGTGCGCTGGCGGAATTGTATCGGGTTACTCGCCCTGGTGGCCTGATCCTTTTTTCCACTCTGGCCCAGGGGGCACTGTATGAATTAGGTGATGCCTGGCAGCAGGTGGATGGCGAGCGTCATATTAATAATTTCCTGCCGCCCGCACAGATCGCAGACATTTGTCAGCCCTATCGGCACCAGCTTGAGGCGATTTGGCAAACCCTTGATTACCCGGATGTGATGACGCTGATGCGTTCGTTAAAAGGGATCGGTGCCACACACCTGCATCAGGGGCGCGAGGCAGGGTTACTCTCCCGCCAGCGCTTGAACGCGTTGCAGGCTGCCTATCCTTGCCGAAATGGGCGGTTTCCACTCAGTTATCATCTGGTTTATGGAGTAATTTATCGTGATTAA
- the bioD gene encoding dethiobiotin synthase, which produces MIKRWFVTGTDTEVGKTVASSALLQAASAAGWRCVGYKPVASGSEMTPDGLRNSDALALQRNSSVALDYAVVNPYTFAEPTSPHIVSQAEGRPISLAQLSSGLRHLEQQADWLLVEGAGGWFTPLSEQHTFADWVQQEQLPVILVVGIKLGCINHALLTAQAVQQAGLTLAGWIANDISEPGRRHQEYLATLCRSLSAPLLGEIPYLPQIEQQRLGQYLDLSLLRC; this is translated from the coding sequence GTGATTAAACGCTGGTTTGTCACTGGCACCGACACCGAAGTGGGGAAAACCGTGGCCAGCAGTGCCTTGCTGCAGGCCGCCAGCGCGGCAGGATGGCGCTGCGTAGGGTACAAACCGGTAGCTTCAGGCAGTGAGATGACCCCTGATGGATTGCGCAACAGTGATGCGTTGGCTTTGCAGAGGAACAGTAGCGTGGCGCTGGATTACGCCGTAGTGAATCCTTACACCTTTGCCGAACCGACCTCGCCGCATATTGTCAGTCAGGCTGAAGGGCGGCCTATCTCTCTGGCGCAGCTTTCCAGCGGTTTACGCCACCTTGAGCAACAAGCCGACTGGCTGCTGGTAGAAGGGGCAGGAGGCTGGTTTACCCCTCTCAGCGAGCAGCACACTTTTGCCGATTGGGTACAGCAGGAACAGTTACCGGTGATCCTGGTGGTCGGGATTAAGCTGGGATGCATCAACCATGCGTTACTGACAGCTCAAGCCGTGCAGCAGGCAGGGTTGACCCTGGCGGGTTGGATAGCCAATGACATTAGCGAACCTGGCCGACGCCATCAGGAATATCTGGCCACGCTTTGCCGCAGCTTGTCAGCTCCCTTGCTAGGTGAGATCCCCTATCTGCCGCAGATAGAGCAACAGCGGTTGGGGCAATATCTGGATTTATCCCTGCTGAGGTGTTGA